From a single Anaerolineales bacterium genomic region:
- a CDS encoding FAD-dependent oxidoreductase — protein MDKKSVIIIGAGMAGLSAAHELHKAGWETTVLEARNRVGGRVFSMREFSHGLVAEGGGEYIDEDHARMIAYAKEFNLPLGKVGSWQGQSGDWAAFGGKTGRMTNESVWGVNIQDEYQKMWLALAELGKQVPDPANPLSAPAAKELDAKSAAEWIAAQTHVHELGRTMFSNHIRGEYTCEPEEFSLLDLARNAALYYSDPGSWNITYRIIGGNDQIPQAIAARLPDVRLNAAVTSVQVGTDDVTVTYKLGDTFHKVQAAYAILAVPLTVARKIEFNASLPNSHQSLVDEIAYGSVTKVMIEYRKRFWLDHGWNGRLHTDLPIVLTWDATSHLEGERGILTAYTGGGPGAALSNLSDEERIQTAVTTIENVFPGSLNLIETTRTIAWINEPYTRCSYMAFAPNQVTAYWKTLFSPAGRLYFAGEHATVLQGFMEGAVESGQRAARNIIEHA, from the coding sequence ATGGACAAGAAATCTGTGATCATTATCGGCGCTGGCATGGCAGGACTTTCCGCCGCGCATGAGTTGCACAAGGCGGGCTGGGAAACGACTGTGCTCGAGGCGCGTAACCGCGTGGGTGGGCGTGTATTTTCGATGCGCGAGTTTTCGCACGGGCTGGTGGCGGAGGGCGGCGGCGAATACATTGACGAAGACCATGCGCGTATGATTGCGTATGCGAAGGAATTCAACCTGCCGCTGGGGAAGGTGGGCAGTTGGCAGGGACAAAGCGGCGATTGGGCGGCGTTCGGCGGAAAAACGGGACGCATGACCAATGAGTCGGTTTGGGGCGTGAATATTCAGGATGAATATCAAAAAATGTGGTTGGCGCTGGCGGAGTTGGGCAAGCAGGTTCCAGATCCTGCAAATCCGTTGAGCGCCCCTGCCGCGAAAGAATTGGATGCGAAGTCTGCGGCGGAGTGGATCGCAGCGCAGACGCACGTTCACGAACTGGGGCGGACGATGTTTTCCAATCACATCCGTGGTGAATATACGTGCGAGCCTGAGGAATTTTCCCTGCTCGATCTGGCGCGTAATGCCGCGCTGTATTACAGCGATCCCGGCTCATGGAATATCACATACCGCATCATCGGCGGCAACGATCAAATCCCACAGGCGATTGCGGCGCGCCTGCCCGATGTCCGTTTGAATGCGGCGGTGACGTCGGTGCAGGTCGGCACGGACGATGTGACTGTCACCTACAAATTGGGCGATACTTTCCATAAAGTGCAGGCGGCGTATGCCATTCTCGCCGTCCCGCTCACTGTCGCGCGAAAGATCGAATTCAACGCATCCTTACCAAACTCACATCAAAGCCTTGTGGATGAGATTGCCTACGGCTCGGTGACAAAGGTCATGATCGAATACCGCAAACGCTTCTGGCTCGACCACGGCTGGAACGGACGCCTCCACACCGACCTGCCAATTGTCCTCACCTGGGACGCCACCAGCCACCTGGAAGGAGAGCGCGGCATTCTGACCGCCTACACCGGCGGCGGACCGGGCGCGGCGCTCTCAAACCTTTCCGACGAAGAACGCATTCAGACGGCTGTAACGACCATCGAGAATGTCTTTCCCGGCTCTTTAAATCTGATCGAAACGACCAGAACGATTGCATGGATCAATGAACCGTACACACGCTGTTCGTACATGGCATTCGCGCCGAATCAAGTGACAGCCTACTGGAAGACACTGTTCTCTCCCGCCGGACGCCTCTACTTCGCTGGTGAACATGCCACCGTTCTGCAGGGATTCATGGAAGGAGCCGTGGAGAGCGGTCAGCGCGCGGCGAGAAACATCATCGAACATGCGTAG
- a CDS encoding aldehyde dehydrogenase family protein, producing MSFPEIKMPPLDEVKKHFTLFDYIDGERIAPTVDMGAFVHNPNTGEKIAPQMATSPENLERALQVAQRLHQSGEWANTSPEKRADILDKAGDHLMGLVPMIAAGESYNTGIVFSTTSFVNAIVWLAFKAAAGVLRSGYAVNKVPGPHGDVEVLRKPLGVAVAIVPWNSPAALAAHKIANALAAGCPVILKPTEWAPYSCLFLADGLEAAGLPKGLFQIVNGGSEVGNQLVSDKRVRAVSFTGGLQGGRAVAAACAADFKSLQLELGGNNAMVVLADADIDKVADGIVAGMTTLNGQWCRALGRLVVHESIQDQVVDAALEKFKQVKVGDALSMESQLGPLANAAHHGRILDAVNALKAKGGQTHHSAPTPDSAGYYLSPTLITGVAPEETLEEIFGPVATVHAFKTDEEAVKLANQTPYGLGGYVFSKDEDHAMQVARQMNTGGVKVNGVSLLELNVDAPRPAWGLSGFGEEGTLETFDVFCGKSVVGVAGK from the coding sequence ATGTCCTTCCCCGAAATCAAAATGCCCCCGCTCGACGAAGTCAAAAAACACTTCACCCTCTTCGATTACATTGACGGCGAACGTATCGCCCCAACGGTGGACATGGGCGCGTTCGTCCACAACCCGAACACGGGTGAAAAGATCGCCCCGCAAATGGCGACCAGCCCAGAAAACCTCGAACGCGCTCTACAGGTTGCACAGCGTTTGCACCAATCAGGCGAATGGGCGAATACCTCTCCCGAAAAACGTGCGGACATTCTCGATAAGGCTGGGGATCACTTGATGGGACTCGTCCCGATGATCGCCGCGGGTGAGTCGTATAACACTGGTATCGTTTTCAGTACCACGAGTTTCGTCAACGCAATTGTCTGGCTCGCCTTCAAAGCCGCCGCGGGCGTCCTCCGCAGTGGATACGCCGTCAACAAAGTGCCGGGTCCGCATGGCGATGTGGAAGTTCTCCGCAAGCCGCTCGGTGTTGCCGTTGCCATCGTGCCGTGGAATTCTCCCGCCGCGCTTGCCGCGCACAAAATCGCCAACGCGCTCGCCGCGGGTTGCCCCGTCATTCTCAAGCCTACCGAGTGGGCGCCGTATTCCTGTCTCTTCCTTGCCGATGGTCTCGAAGCTGCGGGTCTGCCAAAAGGATTATTTCAAATTGTGAATGGCGGTAGTGAAGTTGGCAATCAACTTGTCAGCGACAAACGTGTGCGCGCCGTTTCGTTCACGGGCGGCTTGCAGGGTGGTCGCGCCGTTGCCGCCGCCTGCGCCGCAGATTTCAAATCACTGCAACTCGAACTCGGCGGCAATAACGCCATGGTCGTTCTCGCAGATGCCGATATTGACAAAGTCGCCGATGGCATCGTCGCAGGCATGACCACGCTCAACGGTCAGTGGTGCCGCGCGCTCGGTCGGCTCGTCGTCCACGAATCGATTCAGGATCAAGTTGTGGACGCCGCGCTGGAAAAATTCAAGCAAGTCAAAGTGGGCGACGCGCTCTCGATGGAATCCCAACTCGGACCACTTGCCAACGCAGCCCATCACGGGCGCATCCTGGATGCGGTTAACGCGCTCAAAGCCAAAGGTGGACAAACGCATCATTCCGCCCCGACGCCTGATTCAGCGGGTTACTATCTTTCCCCTACGCTGATAACGGGAGTCGCGCCCGAAGAGACGCTCGAAGAAATCTTTGGACCTGTTGCCACAGTCCACGCTTTCAAGACCGACGAAGAAGCTGTGAAGTTAGCGAATCAAACTCCGTATGGACTTGGCGGTTACGTCTTCTCGAAAGATGAAGACCACGCCATGCAGGTCGCCCGTCAAATGAACACGGGCGGAGTCAAGGTCAATGGGGTGAGCCTGCTCGAATTAAATGTCGATGCGCCCCGTCCAGCGTGGGGACTCTCCGGCTTCGGCGAAGAAGGCACATTAGAAACGTTCGATGTCTTCTGCGGAAAATCCGTGGTGGGCGTGGCTGGAAAATAA
- a CDS encoding acyl-CoA dehydrogenase family protein, whose translation MTKLTAEFLFDDLTPAEKSRAERVESILPELWAHAEEADASGRFYAPHRETLSGSGLLGLVIPESFGGLGGNLRDLAAATFAMGTACPSTALAYFFHCSTSSRGLLGLDAIEEGKFSAEEIPVVRAFAENVLHRMGTKNQLLGNFASETAKSSQSAVFISTEAEKVDGGWKLNGVKSFGCNTGVADAYLVAAKLKGYDTAEGLVMFFVPREAEGVKERPQWDALGMRATASHGIILENVFVPDEESLAIPGAFVKLMQSSRGSLMGNQPAISTIYLGAAKQAYDYALEKTMNQKFEDTGKPIATSAFHQELIGKMTVELETARLWLRRQIDMETCEPPIASKTEVVQHWRMAKGIASEACFEVAQLAMKMTGTSGTANRGVIARMLRDIAMSLVMAFPAERGRLEAAKSITDGAETKSFTVSK comes from the coding sequence ATGACAAAACTTACTGCTGAATTTCTTTTTGACGACCTGACTCCCGCTGAAAAATCCCGCGCGGAACGCGTCGAATCCATCCTCCCGGAATTGTGGGCTCATGCCGAAGAAGCGGATGCCTCTGGACGATTCTATGCGCCTCACCGCGAGACCTTGAGCGGCTCCGGTTTACTGGGACTCGTCATCCCCGAATCCTTCGGCGGACTTGGCGGCAACCTGCGCGACCTCGCCGCCGCGACCTTTGCGATGGGGACAGCGTGCCCGTCCACGGCGCTGGCGTATTTTTTCCATTGCTCCACCTCCTCCCGCGGATTGCTTGGACTCGACGCGATCGAAGAAGGGAAATTTAGCGCAGAAGAAATTCCTGTGGTGAGAGCCTTTGCTGAAAATGTTCTGCACCGCATGGGCACGAAGAATCAACTGCTCGGTAACTTTGCCAGCGAAACTGCAAAGTCATCGCAGAGCGCGGTCTTTATTTCCACCGAAGCGGAGAAGGTTGATGGCGGATGGAAACTCAACGGCGTGAAATCATTCGGCTGCAATACAGGCGTTGCAGATGCGTATTTGGTGGCGGCAAAACTCAAAGGGTATGATACGGCTGAAGGCTTGGTCATGTTCTTCGTCCCGCGTGAGGCGGAGGGCGTGAAGGAACGTCCGCAGTGGGATGCGCTGGGGATGCGCGCTACGGCGTCACATGGCATCATCCTTGAAAATGTTTTCGTGCCCGATGAAGAATCGCTTGCCATTCCTGGGGCGTTCGTCAAGTTGATGCAATCCAGCCGTGGCTCGTTGATGGGCAACCAACCTGCCATCTCGACGATTTACCTCGGCGCGGCAAAACAAGCGTATGACTACGCTCTTGAGAAAACCATGAACCAAAAATTTGAAGACACAGGCAAACCGATTGCGACGAGCGCATTTCATCAGGAACTGATCGGAAAAATGACGGTCGAACTCGAAACCGCACGTTTATGGCTGCGCCGTCAAATTGACATGGAAACGTGCGAACCGCCCATCGCCTCAAAAACCGAAGTCGTTCAGCACTGGCGTATGGCGAAAGGGATAGCATCCGAAGCCTGCTTTGAAGTGGCGCAGCTCGCCATGAAAATGACCGGCACCAGCGGCACCGCGAATCGCGGCGTGATCGCCCGTATGCTGCGCGACATTGCGATGAGCCTGGTCATGGCATTCCCCGCCGAACGCGGACGCCTCGAAGCAGCGAAGTCCATCACCGATGGCGCGGAGACGAAGTCATTTACGGTTTCAAAATGA
- a CDS encoding diguanylate cyclase: MNILVLENDSKERSLIQQALSGKHNVISVSTGAEAWEYMQSGEGLFLIANWDTSDLRSAQFIQRLRASNLSQAVYVLLTIAKDQDESIPSGADDTIQRPFKAADLKNRVAVAERIISLTSKLAVAREQLENQAIFDSLTGFMNRAAFLRQAAGELERSRRASLPLSLIALDVDNFKVINDTFGGDAGDDVLKIVAQAIREKSRPYDCIGRWTGDEFMIALPGVIGADAEKISDRIIAGVRGTRIEVPNEAPLNVKISAGIASVARISTSTEVEPVIQQARQAVSRAKGAGGNQVFLVYI, translated from the coding sequence ATGAACATACTGGTGTTGGAAAACGATTCCAAGGAACGTTCGCTCATTCAGCAGGCATTGAGCGGGAAACATAATGTCATTTCTGTTTCCACGGGCGCAGAAGCATGGGAATATATGCAGTCGGGGGAAGGGCTTTTTTTGATTGCGAACTGGGATACAAGCGACCTCCGCAGCGCACAATTCATTCAACGATTACGCGCCTCGAACCTGTCCCAAGCGGTGTATGTGCTCCTGACCATAGCCAAAGATCAGGACGAATCCATCCCGTCCGGCGCGGACGATACCATTCAGAGACCATTCAAGGCTGCCGATCTAAAGAACCGTGTGGCGGTTGCCGAGCGGATCATCTCTCTGACGAGCAAACTTGCTGTAGCACGCGAGCAGTTGGAAAACCAGGCAATCTTTGACAGTCTGACGGGTTTTATGAACCGAGCCGCATTTTTACGTCAGGCGGCAGGGGAGTTGGAGCGGTCGCGGCGTGCATCTCTGCCGTTGAGTTTGATCGCGCTGGATGTTGATAATTTCAAGGTCATCAACGATACATTTGGGGGGGATGCGGGCGATGATGTGTTGAAGATCGTCGCGCAGGCGATCCGCGAGAAAAGCCGTCCGTATGACTGCATCGGTCGTTGGACGGGAGATGAGTTCATGATCGCGCTGCCCGGTGTCATCGGCGCGGATGCGGAGAAGATTTCAGACAGGATCATTGCCGGGGTACGCGGAACCAGGATCGAGGTCCCGAACGAGGCGCCGCTCAATGTGAAGATCAGCGCAGGGATCGCATCCGTAGCGCGCATCAGCACATCCACTGAGGTCGAGCCGGTCATACAGCAGGCGCGTCAGGCAGTATCGCGTGCAAAAGGTGCGGGGGGAAATCAGGTCTTTTTGGTGTACATCTAA
- a CDS encoding dihydroorotase family protein: protein MYELLIKNTKLVRPNQTSVEVADIAISGGKVQRVAPNIPAEEAKEVHDAKGLLAFPGLVDGHMHVGIYSPLAEDAITESKAAAMGGVTTAITYFRTGEYYLNKGGSYQDFYPEVLKISEGRYWVDYAYHLAPINRGHIDEMPMLMNDFGVSSFKIFMFYGGHGLHGKSDQQHNFLKLEEGEKYDFAHFEFIMRKLSEMIEANPKQAPHISLSLHCEIADILNAYTSIVQKEGKLKGLYAYNAARPPHSEGLAVFIASYLAHETSCANINLLHLTSRKALEAALMMRDLFPHINFRREVTIGHLLLDVDEPNGVLAKVNPPIRPRADVEFLWEKVLSGDVDWVVSDHACCSTEMKYNADHPDDIWMAKSGFGGTEYMLSGLHSEGSKRGLSLNRMAELVCWNPAQRYGLLSKGDIAEGYDADIVLFDPNESFVVRAAESESGQGYTPFEGHELMGRVKATFVRGNKVFENGKILGEAKGQYLRRPMEKA, encoded by the coding sequence ATGTACGAGTTACTCATCAAGAACACAAAACTTGTCCGCCCAAATCAGACATCGGTGGAAGTGGCAGATATCGCCATCAGCGGGGGGAAGGTTCAGAGGGTGGCGCCAAACATCCCTGCGGAAGAGGCGAAAGAAGTCCATGATGCGAAGGGACTGTTGGCGTTCCCTGGTCTCGTGGACGGGCACATGCACGTCGGTATTTATTCCCCGTTGGCGGAAGATGCGATCACTGAATCCAAAGCGGCGGCGATGGGTGGAGTTACGACAGCGATCACGTATTTTCGCACGGGCGAATATTATTTGAACAAAGGCGGCTCGTATCAGGATTTTTACCCCGAGGTGTTGAAGATTTCGGAGGGCAGGTATTGGGTGGATTATGCCTATCATCTCGCGCCGATCAACCGCGGACACATTGACGAGATGCCAATGCTGATGAATGACTTCGGTGTGTCGTCGTTCAAGATTTTTATGTTTTATGGCGGGCATGGGCTGCATGGCAAGTCTGACCAGCAGCATAATTTCTTGAAGTTGGAAGAGGGCGAGAAATATGACTTTGCGCATTTTGAATTTATCATGCGCAAGTTGAGTGAGATGATCGAAGCGAACCCGAAGCAAGCGCCGCACATCAGTTTGAGTTTGCATTGCGAGATCGCGGACATCTTGAACGCGTACACGTCAATCGTGCAAAAGGAAGGCAAGTTGAAGGGGCTGTACGCGTACAACGCAGCGCGTCCGCCACACAGCGAAGGCTTGGCGGTGTTCATCGCTTCGTATCTTGCGCATGAGACCAGTTGCGCGAATATCAATTTGTTGCACCTCACGTCGCGCAAGGCGCTCGAAGCCGCGTTGATGATGAGAGATTTATTTCCGCATATCAACTTCAGGCGCGAAGTAACGATCGGGCATTTGCTGCTCGATGTGGACGAACCCAATGGTGTGCTGGCGAAGGTTAACCCGCCGATCCGTCCGCGTGCGGATGTGGAATTTTTGTGGGAGAAAGTTTTGAGCGGCGATGTGGATTGGGTGGTCAGTGACCATGCCTGCTGTTCAACTGAGATGAAATACAACGCAGATCATCCCGATGATATTTGGATGGCGAAGTCTGGCTTTGGCGGCACCGAATACATGTTGAGCGGCTTGCACAGCGAAGGCTCCAAACGCGGACTATCGTTGAATCGCATGGCGGAACTCGTCTGTTGGAATCCCGCCCAGCGTTATGGACTTTTATCAAAGGGCGACATTGCCGAAGGCTACGACGCGGATATTGTTTTGTTCGACCCGAATGAGTCGTTCGTTGTCCGCGCGGCTGAGTCTGAGTCGGGGCAGGGATATACGCCTTTTGAAGGTCACGAGTTGATGGGGCGTGTGAAAGCGACCTTTGTGAGAGGGAATAAAGTGTTTGAGAACGGGAAGATACTTGGTGAGGCGAAGGGGCAGTATCTTCGCAGACCAATGGAAAAAGCATAA
- the tpx gene encoding thiol peroxidase, producing the protein MTTVRDNVFKIGDNYVTLLGDEVKVGDAAPEFNSVIMGWGKVNPLQESKGKVIILSAVPSLDTDVCDRETRRFNEEAAKLSDDIIVYTISCDFPMSQARWCGATGVDKVKVVSDVVDAEFGTKYGILIKERRYLRRSVFIVGRDGKLTYVNYLPTLGDEPNYDEVIAEAKKALG; encoded by the coding sequence ATGACTACTGTTCGTGACAATGTTTTCAAAATCGGAGACAATTACGTGACACTGCTGGGTGATGAGGTGAAGGTCGGCGATGCCGCGCCCGAATTCAACTCGGTGATCATGGGATGGGGAAAGGTCAATCCGTTGCAGGAATCCAAGGGGAAGGTGATCATCCTTTCGGCAGTGCCTTCTTTGGATACCGACGTGTGTGACCGCGAGACGCGCCGTTTTAATGAAGAAGCCGCCAAACTCAGCGATGACATCATCGTCTACACCATCAGCTGTGACTTCCCCATGTCGCAGGCGCGTTGGTGCGGCGCGACCGGCGTGGATAAGGTCAAGGTCGTTTCGGATGTGGTGGATGCGGAGTTCGGCACCAAATACGGCATCCTGATCAAGGAGCGCCGTTACCTGCGCCGTTCGGTCTTTATCGTGGGACGCGATGGCAAGCTTACATATGTCAACTACCTGCCCACACTGGGCGATGAGCCGAATTACGACGAGGTAATCGCCGAGGCGAAGAAGGCGCTGGGGTAG
- a CDS encoding MFS transporter: MNKRLLNVGLIVLIDMLGFALIVPLLTFYADSFGATELQTGLLVSSYALMQMIGAPILGRLSDKYGRRPVFLISIFGTFIGFLILGFANSLWWLFASRILSGLTAGNISVAQAYIADVTDEKNRARGMGMIGAAFGIGFILGPAIGGTLSVYGFDVPAFVAAGLTFINLLAVFFWLPESLTEERRAELASQKEADVSFGALFAALQRPLVGPLLWVRFGFAVAFNSFQTVFPLYVLYKFDLNAQQTGYILAYLGVVLVIMQGGVIGPLSERFKESNLLVIFLTFALVGMIGWAVTPSVTLLLVAMFPMAVGAGSFNALINSAISKSVTREEVGGMLGFGAGLESSTRVVMPALASYLLGAYGPSAPGYLGSVVMGIVVVYAYMNLIVSNQNTDRK, from the coding sequence ATGAACAAACGCCTTCTAAACGTCGGACTCATCGTCCTCATAGACATGCTCGGCTTCGCGCTGATCGTGCCGCTGCTTACCTTCTATGCCGATTCCTTCGGCGCAACCGAACTTCAAACGGGATTGCTCGTCTCGTCCTACGCACTGATGCAGATGATCGGCGCGCCGATCCTTGGTCGCCTCTCCGATAAATACGGTCGCAGACCTGTTTTTCTGATCAGCATTTTCGGCACGTTCATCGGCTTTTTGATTCTCGGTTTTGCCAATTCGCTGTGGTGGCTGTTCGCCAGCCGTATTCTTTCGGGACTCACCGCCGGGAATATTTCCGTTGCCCAAGCCTACATCGCTGATGTGACCGATGAAAAGAACCGCGCGCGTGGCATGGGGATGATCGGCGCGGCATTCGGCATAGGCTTTATTCTTGGTCCTGCCATCGGCGGGACGTTGAGCGTGTACGGCTTCGATGTGCCCGCTTTCGTCGCCGCGGGCTTGACGTTCATCAACCTGCTGGCAGTCTTCTTCTGGCTGCCCGAATCTCTCACCGAAGAACGCCGCGCGGAGCTAGCTTCCCAAAAGGAAGCGGATGTTTCATTCGGCGCCCTGTTCGCTGCCTTGCAGCGTCCGCTGGTGGGACCGTTGCTGTGGGTGCGATTCGGGTTTGCCGTCGCATTCAACTCATTCCAAACGGTTTTTCCGTTGTATGTGTTGTACAAGTTCGACCTGAACGCGCAGCAGACAGGCTACATCCTGGCTTATCTCGGCGTTGTCTTGGTCATCATGCAGGGCGGTGTGATTGGTCCGCTTTCGGAGCGATTCAAGGAATCGAACCTGCTTGTCATCTTCCTGACCTTTGCCCTGGTTGGCATGATCGGCTGGGCGGTCACTCCAAGTGTAACCCTGCTGCTTGTTGCGATGTTCCCGATGGCGGTTGGTGCGGGTTCGTTCAACGCGTTGATCAATTCCGCCATCAGCAAATCTGTGACGCGTGAAGAAGTCGGCGGCATGTTGGGCTTCGGCGCGGGGTTGGAAAGTTCCACGCGCGTGGTCATGCCTGCGCTGGCGAGTTATCTGTTAGGCGCGTACGGACCGTCCGCGCCTGGGTATCTCGGCTCGGTGGTGATGGGGATCGTGGTAGTGTATGCGTATATGAACCTAATCGTATCAAACCAAAACACAGACAGGAAATGA
- a CDS encoding CaiB/BaiF CoA-transferase family protein encodes MSSLNTLRGLRVLEFSHAVLGPACGLILADLGAEVIRIEPIDGDPTRKLKGFGTGYYPFFNRNKKSLAINIKSDAGREVIFKLLESTDVLIENFGPGTMDRLGFGYEALASRYPTLVYCSLKGFLPGPYSSRLALDEVVQMMSGLAYMTGPVGQPLRMGASVVDVTTGMMGALAVLAALRERDATGKGQLVKSALFETAAFLMGHHMAYAAVTKEPVPPMPSRVSAWAIYRAFKTADDELVFIGVTSDKQWSRFCEVFERQDWLADERLATNNGRIDQREWFIPQVAEMICKHPKSEVLRRCETAELPFSPIAKPEDLFTDEQLIHGGSLLETTLPNGDVTQLPRLPFLLDGEGSGIESSPPKIGEHSQEVLASVGLGVEQIEELIGKGIVAVESGK; translated from the coding sequence ATGTCTAGCTTGAATACTCTGCGCGGATTGCGCGTTCTTGAATTCAGCCATGCCGTGCTTGGTCCCGCGTGCGGATTGATTCTTGCTGACCTCGGCGCGGAAGTGATTCGCATTGAACCCATCGATGGCGACCCGACTCGCAAACTCAAAGGCTTCGGCACAGGTTACTATCCGTTCTTCAATCGCAACAAAAAGAGTCTCGCCATCAATATCAAATCTGATGCAGGGCGTGAAGTCATTTTCAAATTATTGGAATCGACGGATGTCCTCATCGAAAATTTTGGACCTGGCACGATGGATCGACTCGGCTTTGGATATGAAGCCCTCGCCTCACGCTACCCGACGCTTGTGTACTGCTCCCTGAAAGGTTTCCTCCCCGGACCCTATTCATCCCGCCTCGCCCTCGACGAAGTCGTCCAAATGATGAGCGGACTCGCCTATATGACGGGACCCGTTGGGCAGCCGTTGCGGATGGGCGCATCCGTAGTAGATGTTACGACTGGCATGATGGGCGCGCTGGCGGTGCTCGCCGCCTTGCGCGAACGGGACGCAACTGGCAAAGGTCAACTCGTGAAGAGCGCGTTATTTGAAACCGCCGCCTTTTTGATGGGACATCACATGGCATATGCGGCAGTGACCAAGGAACCTGTCCCGCCGATGCCTTCGCGAGTCAGTGCATGGGCGATCTATCGCGCCTTCAAAACAGCGGACGATGAACTAGTCTTCATCGGCGTGACCAGCGACAAGCAATGGTCGCGTTTCTGTGAAGTCTTTGAACGGCAAGATTGGCTTGCGGATGAACGTCTCGCCACGAACAATGGACGCATTGACCAGCGTGAGTGGTTTATTCCGCAAGTGGCAGAAATGATCTGCAAACATCCAAAATCTGAAGTGTTGAGACGCTGTGAAACTGCCGAACTACCCTTCTCGCCGATTGCCAAGCCTGAAGACCTCTTCACCGATGAGCAATTGATCCACGGTGGCAGTCTGTTGGAAACAACACTTCCAAATGGCGATGTGACTCAACTTCCGCGCCTGCCATTTCTGCTTGATGGCGAAGGCTCGGGCATTGAGTCGAGTCCGCCGAAGATTGGTGAGCATTCACAAGAGGTACTGGCAAGTGTAGGATTGGGCGTTGAACAGATTGAAGAATTGATCGGTAAAGGTATTGTTGCTGTAGAAAGTGGAAAGTAG
- a CDS encoding AzlC family ABC transporter permease, translating into MNEAKKSFWEGVRAEIPLLIGVFPFGMIYGALALNAGLSAFASQMMSSIVFAGSAQFVTAQLVKDAAPGFVIILTIAIVNLRHMLYSASLAPYLKHLSLKWKFLLSYLLTDEAYAPSILQYEKEGVKPFSHWFLLGAGISLWLTWQVSTALGIFLGTEMPDDIPLDFALPLTFIAMVVPILKKRPMVAAAVSAGVTALLAYNLPFKLGLILAALVGILVGTVLENKKDSSEAIE; encoded by the coding sequence ATGAATGAAGCGAAAAAATCCTTCTGGGAAGGCGTCCGCGCTGAAATTCCATTACTGATCGGCGTATTTCCCTTCGGCATGATCTACGGCGCGCTGGCATTGAACGCCGGTCTCTCCGCGTTTGCGTCACAAATGATGTCATCCATCGTCTTTGCCGGGTCGGCGCAATTTGTCACCGCGCAACTGGTCAAGGACGCCGCACCGGGATTTGTCATCATCCTGACGATTGCCATCGTCAACTTACGCCACATGCTATACAGCGCATCCCTTGCTCCGTATCTGAAGCATCTTTCCCTGAAATGGAAATTTCTACTCTCCTACCTTCTCACGGATGAGGCATATGCGCCCAGCATCCTACAATACGAAAAAGAAGGCGTAAAACCGTTCAGTCACTGGTTCCTGCTCGGTGCAGGGATTTCACTCTGGCTCACGTGGCAGGTCAGCACAGCGTTGGGTATTTTCCTTGGCACGGAAATGCCCGATGACATCCCGCTCGATTTTGCACTCCCCCTCACCTTTATTGCAATGGTCGTCCCCATTTTGAAAAAACGCCCGATGGTTGCCGCCGCGGTCAGCGCGGGAGTCACAGCGTTGCTGGCATACAATCTGCCGTTCAAACTCGGCTTGATCCTTGCCGCCCTGGTCGGCATTCTCGTCGGTACGGTATTGGAAAATAAAAAAGATTCAAGCGAGGCAATCGAATGA
- a CDS encoding AzlD domain-containing protein translates to MNIWLVMLIGGVITFGIRFSLIYLFGRLEVPETMRKALHYVPPAVLSAIIFPELLIPGGAFDFSFENTRLLAGVIAIIIAWVSRNTLLTILVGMASLLILGWITV, encoded by the coding sequence ATGAACATCTGGCTGGTTATGCTGATCGGCGGTGTGATCACCTTTGGGATTCGGTTCTCGCTCATTTATTTGTTTGGCAGGCTTGAGGTCCCGGAAACGATGCGCAAGGCATTACACTACGTCCCACCGGCAGTGCTGTCCGCCATCATCTTTCCCGAGTTACTTATCCCCGGCGGTGCGTTCGATTTTTCCTTTGAAAATACCCGCCTGCTCGCTGGCGTCATTGCCATCATCATCGCGTGGGTATCACGCAATACGCTCCTCACCATCCTCGTCGGGATGGCATCGCTGCTAATTCTTGGCTGGATAACCGTTTAG